A region from the Vicia villosa cultivar HV-30 ecotype Madison, WI linkage group LG3, Vvil1.0, whole genome shotgun sequence genome encodes:
- the LOC131593428 gene encoding protein WHAT'S THIS FACTOR 9, mitochondrial: MMFRSLFDNARNYGFLHGHKQGFIYQQKFSLVNIKLKWVKDRTMDSAVTGKRDLKAADILVSIIYSSPECCLPIYRLSRHRGQLGLPDDLRLAAFIRRYPNIFVESSFLDSGGSPVPCFGLSHEALKLHREEVELLRENRFEVRDRLCRLLMLTRDWMLPLQTIDQLKWDLGLPYDYQDSFVLNHHERFSFVRLPDDRVGLKLLYWDDKLAISELEKNASLQQQEEDIKSGTFAFPVSFTRGFGLKRKSMEWLKEWQKLPYTSPYTDASHLDIRTDVSEKRVVGVFHELLHLTLHKQTERKNVSNLRRPLALPQKFTKAFERHPGIFYISKKNDTQTVVLREAYNGGELVQKHPLVKIREEFANLMKKGLLDRSRGVYKKNIDANLVEEVRKEVCIAEKTNRFNSKDESNSMLF; encoded by the coding sequence ATGATGTTCCGTTCATTATTTGATAATGCAAGAAACTATGGTTTCCTTCATGGCCATAAACAAGGATTCATATACCAGCAGAAGTTTAGTTTAGTGAACATAAAGTTGAAATGGGTGAAAGATAGAACAATGGATTCTGCTGTCACAGGTAAGAGGGATCTTAAGGCAGCTGATATTCTCGTTTCAATAATTTATTCTTCTCCGGAATGCTGCCTTCCGATATACCGTCTTTCTCGTCATCGCGGACAACTTGGACTTCCGGATGACCTTAGACTCGCCGCGTTTATTAGAAGATATCCTAATATTTTTGTTGAGTCGTCTTTTCTTGATAGTGGTGGTTCTCCTGTTCCTTGTTTTGGATTGAGTCATGAAGCGTTGAAGCTTCATCGCGAAGAAGTTGAATTACTTAGAGAAAATCGGTTTGAAGTTAGGGATAGGTTGTGTAGATTGCTTATGCTCACGAGAGATTGGATGCTTCCGTTACAGACTATTGATCAGTTGAAATGGGATTTGGGTTTACCGTATGATTACCAGGATTCTTTTGTTTTGAATCATCACGAAAGATTCTCTTTTGTTCGACTTCCTGACGATCGTGTTGGGTTGAAATTATTATATTGGGATGATAAGCTTGCTATTTCAGAGTTAGAGAAGAATGCTTCTCTACAACAACAAGAAGAAGACATAAAGAGTGGAACTTTTGCGTTTCCCGTTAGTTTTACGAGGGGTTTTGGTTTGAAAAGGAAAAGCATGGAGTGGTTGAAAGAATGGCAGAAACTCCCTTATACTTCGCCTTACACTGACGCTTCTCATTTGGATATTCGTACCGATGTATCTGAGAAGAGGGTAGTTGGAGTTTTTCACGAGCTCCTTCACCTTACACTTCATAAGCAAACCGAGCGTAAGAATGTTAGCAACTTACGCAGACCCTTGGCCTTACCGCAGAAGTTCACTAAAGCGTTTGAACGACATCCTGGCATTTTTTACATTTCCAAGAAGAATGACACCCAAACAGTTGTTCTGAGGGAGGCCTACAATGGCGGGGAACTCGTGCAGAAACACCCCCTTGTGAAAATTAGAGAGGAATTTGCAAATCTAATGAAGAAAGGACTACTAGATAGGAGTAGAGGTGTATACAAGAAAAATATAGATGCTAATTTGGTTGAGGAAGTGAGAAAGGAAGTTTGCATCGCCGAAAAAACTAACCGGTTTAATTCTAAAGATGAATCAAATTCAATGTTATTCTGA